Below is a genomic region from Granulibacter bethesdensis CGDNIH1.
TTATCTTTGATGGCGGTGTTGACGGAAGTCGTCAGGCGAAACCGGCTCTCTTCCGGGCTGCTCTATATCCAGATCACCCGTGGATATGCGCCCAGGGCGCATGCGTTTCCCGACGGTCAGGCGCAGCCCACGATGATCGTGACGGCCCGATCAGTGACATCCTGCCCGGCTCATACCGAAGGCTGGGGTGTTTCCGCCATCACTCTGCCGGATGATCGCTGGGCGCGTTGTGATATCAAGACTACCAACCTCCTTCCGAATGTTCTGGCGCGGCAGCAGGCGAGGGAACAAGGCGCTGCAGAAGCGATTCTCTATGACCGGGACGGAAACGTGACCGAGGGAGCCGCCACGACGGTATGGGCCGTGGGTGCGGATGGTGTGCTGAGGACAAGAAATCTGGATTGTTCCGTGTTGCCTGGCTGCACGCGGGAGATTCTGAAAACGGATATTCTTCCAGCTCTCGACGGGTTGTCCGTGCGGGAAGAACCGATCGCGCTTCATGAGCTGAGGACTGCGCGAGAGATTTTTCTGACCAGTGCAACGAGCTTCGTGAAACCGGTGCTGCGGCTGGATGGTTTGGCGGTCGGCGATGGAACGCCAGGCCCTGTGGCACGCCATCTGCTGCATCATCTGTCGCTTCATTTCGACAAACAGGTACCATGACCGACGATCGACCGGATGCCATCCTGTGGGACTGGGACAACACTCTGATCGACGGCTGGGCTGCGATCGCCTCTGCCCTGAATACTGTGTTCCGTCATTTCGGACGTCCGGTCTGGACAGTAACCGAGACGAAAGCACAGGTCCGAGGTTCAGCCCGTGATACCTTTCCCGCTATGTTCGGAACACGATGGGAGGAGGCGCGGGATATTTTCTATCATACACTTTCGGCCAGTCACCTCGATCATCTGAAGCCCATGCCGGGGGCTGAGGACATGCTGCGTGCAGCCTCCCTCTGGCCGCAGGCGGTGGTATCGAACAAGGCGGGAGATTTTCTGCGTCGGGAAGTCGCCCATATCGGATGGGAGCCTTTTTTCGATGCGGTGATCGGTGCCGGGGATGCAGCGGCGGACAAACCCAGTGCGGCCCCCATTCTGATGGCGCTTGAGCGCATGCGCTATACCGGGAAACGTAGCAAGGTCTGGTATGTCGGGGATACTGCTTTGGATATGCAGGCAGCCCGCGCCGCCGGATGCACTGCCATTCTTTTGGGCGATGCCGCCCATGACGGGGGAATTGCCCGGGCTATATTTGATCATCATGTTCAGGATGGGCATGCATTGGCTGCCATGCTTACTG
It encodes:
- a CDS encoding aminotransferase class IV — protein: MARIAYVNGRYQSLRQVAVCVEDRGLQFGDSVYEVIYVAHGRLMDAGLHLARLRRSLDALRLPFVFHELSLMAVLTEVVRRNRLSSGLLYIQITRGYAPRAHAFPDGQAQPTMIVTARSVTSCPAHTEGWGVSAITLPDDRWARCDIKTTNLLPNVLARQQAREQGAAEAILYDRDGNVTEGAATTVWAVGADGVLRTRNLDCSVLPGCTREILKTDILPALDGLSVREEPIALHELRTAREIFLTSATSFVKPVLRLDGLAVGDGTPGPVARHLLHHLSLHFDKQVP
- a CDS encoding HAD family hydrolase gives rise to the protein MTDDRPDAILWDWDNTLIDGWAAIASALNTVFRHFGRPVWTVTETKAQVRGSARDTFPAMFGTRWEEARDIFYHTLSASHLDHLKPMPGAEDMLRAASLWPQAVVSNKAGDFLRREVAHIGWEPFFDAVIGAGDAAADKPSAAPILMALERMRYTGKRSKVWYVGDTALDMQAARAAGCTAILLGDAAHDGGIARAIFDHHVQDGHALAAMLTVLHGRP